One genomic region from Paraburkholderia azotifigens encodes:
- a CDS encoding high-potential iron-sulfur protein, giving the protein MNNSRRTFLITSIGVASTIALSSRQAFADAPKVSESDPTAQALGYKEDASRVDKAKYPKYAAGQDCGNCSFYQGKATDAYAGCPMFAGKQVASKGWCSAYNKKA; this is encoded by the coding sequence ATGAACAATTCCCGTCGTACGTTTCTGATCACGAGCATCGGTGTGGCATCGACGATCGCGCTGTCGTCGCGCCAGGCGTTCGCCGATGCGCCGAAGGTCTCCGAATCCGATCCGACCGCGCAGGCGCTCGGCTACAAGGAAGACGCGAGCAGGGTCGACAAGGCGAAGTACCCGAAATATGCGGCCGGGCAGGACTGCGGCAATTGCAGCTTCTATCAGGGCAAGGCCACGGACGCCTACGCAGGCTGCCCGATGTTCGCGGGCAAGCAGGTCGCGAGCAAGGGTTGGTGCAGCGCATATAACAAGAAGGCCTGA